Part of the Haloarcula laminariae genome is shown below.
CGTAGAGGACGCCGATGCCGGTCGGGCCGGCCATCTTGTGACCGGAAAAGGCGAGGAAGTCGGCGTCGATGGCCTCCACGTCGACGGGGCGGTTCGGCACCGACTGGGCGCCGTCGACGAAGATGTAGGCGCCGTGGTCGTGGGCGATGTCGGCAAGCTCCGAGACCGGGTTCACGGTCCCCAGCGTGTTCGAGACGTGGACGACGCTGACCATCGCCGTGTCGTCGCCGATGAGTTCGCGGGCGTGGTCCATGTTCAGGCTGCCGTCGTCCTCGACCTCGATGTACCGGCAGGTCGCGCCAGTCTTTTTACATATCTGCTGCCAGGTCACCAGCGAGGCGTGATGTTCCATCTCCGTGAGGACGACCTCGTCCTCGGGGCCGAGTTCGTTCAGCCCCCAGGCGTAGGCGACGAGGTTCTCGCTCTCGGTGGTGTTCTTCGTGAAGACGATCTCCTCGCGTCCGCCTGAGGCGCCGATGAACTCGGCGACGCGGTCGTGGGCCTCCTCGTAGGCGACGGAGGCCTCCTGGCTCAGCTGGTGGAGGCCCCGATGGACGTTGGCGTTCGTCGTCCGGTAGTAGTCGGCGATGGTCTCGACGACACACTCGGGGGTCTGTGTCGTCGCGGCGTTGTCGAGATAGACGAGCTGCTCGCCCCCGAACTCCCGCTGGAGGATGGGGTACTCCGCCCGGATGGCCTCCACGTCGAGGGGGTCGATATCGGTTTGTCCCATTAGCTACTGACAGGGGTTGGCCGCAGAACTTTCTTTTGGTTCACCAAAACCACGGTTTGCCCGGCCCGAAATCGGCCGGTACAGCTCGGCCGTCCTTGGCCCCGGACCGCCCTTCCTGTCGGAAAATGCGAACGTTTGTTGATAAATACGCCCCGTTCGAGGCCCCGTTTATCAGCCGCTGAAATATTGACAATCATTTTACGAGAGTACGTGCATAGGTGGCACACCGATGGGGGACCCAGACGACCGACGCTCCGAGCCGGTGAAACAGCCCGATGGGGGCGTGATTCAGCGCGACAGGGGACAGCGCGCCCGCTCGCTCCGACCGACCGGGACCCACGAACAGCCGGGTATTGAGCGCCACGAGGTGCCCGGCACAGTCCGCGTCGGCGACTACCACGAGTACCACCACGCCGACCGGTGGGACGCGGTCGACACCCCGCTGCGCGGGGAAAGCGACATCGACTGGCTCGCCAGCGACGAGTGGCTCGCCTATGACGTCTCCGTTCAGGCGGCCGGGAGCTACGAACTGGCGCTCGCAGTCGCCGCGGCCGACAGCTTCGGCGGCGGCGACCTCGGCGTGGTCGTCGACGACGAGCCGCTCCGGCGGCTCCAGTTCGACGCGACGGGCGGGTGGTACGACTGGGCGGCGGTCACGACCGAAATCGAGCTCCCCCGGGGCGTCCACACCGTCCGGCTGGTCGTCTTCGAGGGCGGCTGGAAGCTCAAACAGTTACAGTTCCGCTAGAGCCAGAGCAGCTGGGCGTGGCGAGTGCCGTCCACGTCCAGGACGTTGTCCTCGTCGACGAAGCCGTGTTCGACGGCCACGTCCACGCTCTCGGTACCGACGATGTTGGCGACGCTACAGCGCGCGAGGCTGTCAACCACCTCGTCCTCGGAGGCGTCGTCGCCGCCGTAGAACTCCTCGGTGACCGTCAGCGAGACGGGGCCGTCCTCGAAGGTCTCGCCCATGACATCGGGGTCACAGACGGAGACGAGCAGCCCCTCGTCGGTCTCGCGCTCGTTGAGTATCATTCGAGCAGCTGCTGTTCGGCCTCGTCGCGAAGCTCCTCGACCTCCTCGGCCAGCTCCTCGGCCTCGTCGTACTTGCCCAGCTCCTCGAGGGCGCGGGCCTTCTCCTCTAACACGTCGGCGTTCCGGAAGCTCAGGCGAATCGCGTTGTCGAAGGCGTCGACGGCGTCCTCGGCCAGCCCCCGCTCCAGCAGGAAGAAGCCGCGGTTGTACCACGCCTCGCCGAAGCGCGGGTCGATTTCGACCGCTCGCTCGGCGTGTTCCAGCGCCTGCTCGGTTCGGCCCGACTCCCACAGGGCGTAGGCGAGGTTCGTCTCGGCGGTGGCGGCGTGGTCGGACTCCTCGTTGAAGTTGAGCGCCTCCTTGTAGGCGCCGATGGCGGCGTCCCACTCCTCAAGCTGGGCGTGGGCCGCGCCCTTGTTTGTCCAGGCCTCCTGCTGGAGCCGCTCGTCCTCGGTGAACTGGGCGACCCGCTCGAACGTCTCGGCGGCCTGCTCGTGGCGGTTGATGTGCATGTACTCCAGGCCGACATCGAGCAACTGCTCGGGGTCGACGGCGTCGGAGCTGACGTTGCGCCGGTCGAGCATGTCCGTCAGCACTCGGGAGTCGACCGGGTCGACCTTGTCGGGGTCCACTTCGAGCTCCGGCGGTTCGAGATTGAACCCCTCGTACGTGTCGTCGAACCCCTGGCCCTCCGAGAACTGGTGGTCCTCGCGCTCGCGGTCTGTCATTACCCTTGATTGACGGTCAGGCGGGTTAAGGGCTACGTCCCGGGCCAGTCAGTTCCAAGTGCGCCCGGACGGTACCGCACACATGGGCAAGCGACTGTTCGTCAGCGTCGACCTCGACGGGCTGGCAGACGAGGTCGGGGCCGTCCAGCAGCGGTTCGCGGGCACCGCCGGCCTCCGCCTCACCGACCCCGAACAGGCCCACGTGACGCTGAAGTTCCTGGGCGAGACCGACCCCGAGGGCATCGACGACCTCGTGAGCGAACTGGAGACCGCCGTCGACGCGAGCGGCGTCGATCCCTTCGAGGCCCGCGTCGGCGGCCTCGGCGTGTTCCCCTCGCTCGACTACATCAGCGTCGTCTGGATCGGGGTCCGCGAGGGCCACGGCGACCGGGAACTGACGGCGCTGCACGAGGCCATCGAGGACCGGACGACGGCGCTGGGGTTCGACGCCGAGGACCACGAGTTCACCCCTCACGCTACCGTCGCCCGGATGGACCACGCCGGCGGGAAAGCGCGGGTACAGGACATCGTCCGGACCCGTGACCCGGACGTGGGTCGGCTTCGGGTCGAGGAGGTCCGCCTGACCGAGAGCGTCCTGCGTGAGGGCGGTCCCGAGTACGCAACTGTCGACTCGATTTCACTCTGAGCGGCCACGTACGGCTCTAGGTCGGCCAAAAATAATCAGATTCGTGATAATTATTATTGGCGTCGGTCCAGTAGCATCGGTATGGTCGTCGTCGAGAACGTCGCGTTCGTCTTCGTCGCCGGACTGCTGACGGCGCTTGCGACCGGGCTGGGGGCCGCCCCGTTCTTTCTGGTCGAGGAGTTCTCGGACCGGTGGAACGTCCTGCTGTGGGGGCTCGCCTCGGGCATCATGGTCGCGGCGTCGCTGTTCGGGCTGGTCCGGGAGGGGCTGAACTACGGGTCGCCGATACTGCTGGTGCCGGGACTGCTCACCGGGGTCGTCCTCGTCGTCGTCGCTCACGAGGTGCTGGAAGGGTTCGACCACGGCCCGAAGAAGTTCGAGGAGGCCGGCTTCAGGAAGCTGGTGCTCATCCTCGGTATCCTGACGGTCCACAGCTTCCCCGAGGGCGTGGCCGTCGGCGTCTCCTTCGCCGAACTCGGGCTGAGCGGGGCCGACGGTGGCGAGACCATCGCCGTCGCCGGCGTCGCGGTGCCGCTGCTGGCGGTGTTCATGACGGCGGCTATCTCCGTCCACAACGTCCCGGAGGGGACGGCCATCGCCATCCCGCTGCGCTCGCTGGGCGTCAGCGAGCCGAAGATGGTGTGGTGGGCGGTGTTCTCCTCGCTCCCCCAGCCCGTCGGCGCGGTGGTCGCCTACTACTTCGTGACGCTGGCCCGGGAGTTTCTCCCCTTCGGCTTCGGCTTCGCGGCCGGAGCGATGATATATCTCGTCGCGACCGAGTTCGTCCCCGAAGCCCTGGAGTACGGCCAGAACCTCGCCGGCGGCGGCAAGCGCGAACTGCTGACCGGCGCGCTCGCGGGCGCGCTGGCGATGGTCCCGCTCGCGTTCATATGAGCGAGCGCTTGCGGATGACCTTCAGGTCCACGAACGCCTGCAGTGAGTCGTCGAACTCCTCGACGCGGTTCTCCATCCGGTAGCTGGAGTGGTCGACGGCGAAGTAGTACGGACCGGTGCTCTCGACTGACTGCCGGTTCCCGCCGTTGTCGGTCGTCGCCTCGTACAGGTCCGACCCCTCGGCCGGCACCGCCGCCTGGCTGAAATCGCTGTTTCCCGGCGGCGTCGAGTCGGGGTCGTCGCCCTTGATATACGCGTTGTACTGCTCGAAGTCGCTCTCGTCGCTGAAAAAGTAGACGTCGAAGGCCTGCTCGGCCCGGACGATGTACTCGATGGCGCCGCCCGACTCCGAGAGGTCGGGAATCTCCGTCTCCATCCACGCGTTGCCCGGCTCGACGGTGACGTCCTGCTGGACGCTCACGATGACCTCCCCGCCACCGCCGAGACAGCCCGACCCGGCGACTGCTAACCCCGCTCCCAGCGTCTGTAGTACGCTCCGACGGTTCACGTGTGGATATCTCCGAATTTCCGTACTTAGTTCTATCCGCCCGCTTATAATCCCTGATAACGAAAGCAGTAAATGGGCGGTCGGGGGAGGGCGACCCGAAAAGGAAGGAATTTAAGCCGTGGCACAGAAGGTCCGACACCATGAGCAAGAAGTCGAAGGCCAAGAAGAAGCGCCTGGCCAAACTCGACAACCAGAACAGCCGCGTCCCGTCTTGGGTCATGCTCAAGACCGACCGCGAAGTCCAGCGCAACCCGAAACGGCGCCACTGGCGCCGGGGCGACACTGACGAATAATGAGCGCCGGTGACTTCGAGGAGCGCGTCGTCACGATTCCGCTCCGCGACGCGAAGGCCGAGGCGAACCACAAGAAGGCCGACAAGGCGATGCGACTCATCCGCGAGCACCTCGCCAAGCACTTCTCCGTCGAGGAGGACGCCGTCCGCATCGACCCCTCCATCAACGAGACGACGTGGGCCCAAGGCCGGTCGAGTCCGCCGAGCAAAATCCGCGTCCGCGCCGCCCGCTTCGAGGAAGAGGGCGATGCGGTCGTCGAGGCAGAGACAGCGGAATAACCCTTGCTCCGCGCGGCATTCTCCGGGTCGTCGTACGTCGGTGTCTTCGCCCGAGCGACCGACGACTGCGTGCTGGTCCGCCCCGACGTAGACGAATCGCTGGCCGAGGACATCAGCGAGGAACTGGACGTGCCAGTCATCCCCACGACGGTGGGCCGCTCCGGGACAGTCGGCGCGCTGGCGACCGGCAACGAGAACGGCCTGCTCGTCTCGTCTCGCGTGCGCGACCGCGAGATAGAGCGCATCCAGGACGTCGTCGACGTGCCGGTGACGGAACTGCCGGGCCGCATCAACGCCGCCGGTAACGTCGTCTGCTGTAACGACTCCGGCGCCTACGTTCACCCAGACCTCTCCCGCGAGGCCGTCCAGGCGGTCCGTGACGGGCTCGACGTGCCCGTCGAACGCGGCGTCATCGCCGGCGTCAACACCGTCGGTACGGCCGCCGTCGCCACCGACAGCGGCGTCCTCTGCCACCCGAAAGCGACCGACGGCGAACTCGACGCCCTCGAAGAGCTGCTCGACGTGCCGGCCGACATCGGCACCGTCAACTACGGCGGCCCGCTGGTCGGCTCCGGCCTGGTGGCCAACGACACCGGCTACGTCTGTGGGACGGACACCTCCGGCCCGGAGCTGGGCCGTATCGACGCGACGCTCGGCTACATCGACTGAGGCTCCCTTCTGCTGCCGGCGGCCCGGCCCCGGCGTCGACGTTCACGAACAGTGTCAACATTTATCATGATAGAGTGCTGACGTACATACATGTCAGACGGAGAACCAACGGTGGCCGAACCGAAACCGCTCGTCTGTCGCCGGTGTGACTACGCGACGGAGGTGCTCAGACCGTCCTGTCCGATGTGTGGCGGGGACATGATTTACGCGCCCGAGTAGGGCGCCGTCGGCCGCGTCACAGCGACGCGAGCGTCATCGCGTTCAGCGCGACCACCACCAGCGAGACCAGCGCGAACCCGACGAGGACGGCCGTCGCCCGACGGTCGTCCAGCCGAGTCCACGCGACGACCACGACCAGCAGGGCGCTGAACTTCAGCAGGCCGATGCCCGGCGTCCCGTAGGTTTCGATGAACGCCCGGGCGACGCCGTTGCCCTCGCCGAGCCCACGCGCCGTCCCGACGATAGTCGTGACGACGTCGAACACCGACGACAGGATAACGACCGTCCACAGCACGGTATCCGACTCGGACAGCTGCCGCTCGCGCGGGAGCCATCCGTCACTGGTCATGTCGAGCTGTCACTCCCCTGTGGTCCCCTCTGTGGGCGGCGGACATAAGCGCTGGTGCCCGGAATTCCCCCGCCGTCCCGGACTCCCGGGGCGCGGATAAAAAACGCCGAAGGGGAAGATACTTCCCTGTCCTGCCCGCACCGGAGGGTATGAGCACGTACACTGTTCGCGGTAGTTTCCCGGCCCGAGACGGGCCCCAGCAGTTCGAGAAGGAGGTCGAAGCGCCAAACGAGGACGTCGCCACCGAGCGCGTCTACAGCAACTTCGGCTCCCAGCACAACCTCAAGCGCACACAGATTTCCATCGACGAGGTGGCAGCATGATGGGCGGCGGTGGCGGTGGCGGCGGCGGGATGCAGCAGCTCCAGCAGGAAATCGAACAGCTCGAAGAGGAGATGCAGGCCATCGACGAGGAAGTCGAGCGCCTGCAGGAGAAGCAGTCCGACATCGACGACGCCATCGAGGCCATCGACGTGCTGGAGTCGGGCTCGACGGTGCAGGTCCCGGTCGGCGGGGACGCCTACGTCCGCGCGACGGTTGACGACATCGACGAGATCGTCGTCTCCCTGGGCGGCGGCTACGCCGCCGAGCGCGACCAGGACGGCGCCGTCGAGACGCTCGAAACGAAGAAGGAGAACCTCGACGACCACATCGAGGGCCTCCGCGACGACAAGGCCGAAGTCGAGGGCGAGATGGACGAGCTCGAACAGCAGGCCCAGCAGATGCAACAACAGCAGATGCAGCAGATGATGCAGCAGCAGGAAGAGCAGCAGTCCGACGAGTAAGGTCCCCATGTTCGATGGACTGAAGGACAAGCTCAGCGGGTTCACCAGCGACGTCGAGGAAGACGTCGACGAGGACGCCGTCGAAGACGACGTCGAGGACAAGGCGGCAGCGGACGCCGCCGAGGGCGAACCCGACGCAGCGTCGCCAGACTCCGGAGACGAATCGCCGGCCGAGACGGAGCCGACCGAGGGCGATGTCACGGACGACGCCGACACAGCGACGGACACCGCCGACGCCGAGCCGGCCGACGACGCGGACGACACCGCGGCCGCCGCAGGTGACGCCGAGTCGGCGGCTGAGGACGGTTCGGAAGACACCGACGCGGCTGCCGAAGCCGATTCCGCGGACGAGACGGCTGACACGGCCGAAGCGTCCGCCGACGAGGACGCCGTTCCGGACCTGGCACCCGACGAGGAGGACGAGGACGACGGCCGTAGCCTCACCGAGAAGGCCAAACTCATGGCCACGGGGAAGACGGTCATCGAGGAGGAGGACCTCCAGGACCATCTGGACGACCTCGAACTCGCCTTGCTGTCGTCCGACGTGGAGATGAGCGTCGCCAACGAGATTCTCTCCGGCGTCGAGGCGAACCTCACCGGCGAGACCCGCCGGCGCCTCTCCAGTACGGGCAATCTCGTCCGTGACTCGCTACGGGAGGCGCTGTACGACGTCATCAGCGTCGGGCAGTTCGACTTCGACGAGCGGGTTCAGGACGCCGAAAAGCCCGTGGTCATCATCTTCACCGGCGTCAACGGCGTCGGGAAGACCACGACCATCGCCAAGCTCTCGCAGTACTTCGAGGACCGCGGGCTCTCGACCGTGCTGGCCAACGGCGACACCTACCGCGCCGGCGCCAACGAGCAGCTCCAGAAACACGCCGAGAACCTGGGCAAGAAGATTATCACCCACGAGCAGGGCTCCGACCCGACGGCCGTCGTCTACGACGCCGTCGAGTACGCGAAGGCCAACGACGTCGACGTGGTACTCGGCGATACGGCCGGCCGGCTCCACACCTCCGACGACCTGATGGCCCAGCTCGAAAAGATAGACCGCAACATCGACCCCGACATGACGCTGTTCGTCGACGAGGCCGTCGCGGGCCAGGACGCGGTCAACCGCGCCCGCGAGTTCGACGACGCCGCCGAGATAGACGGCGCGGTGCTCACGAAGGCCGACGCCGACCCGCAGGGCGGTGCGGCCATCTCGGTCGCCCACGTCACCGGCAAGCCGATTCTCTTCCTCGGGACGGGACAGGACTACGACGACCTCGAACCGTTCGACCCCGAGGAGATAGTCGACAGCCTCTTTTCGGCGTAATCCCGGCCGGGGGCTAGCCGAACGTTACTCGGCCGAACTGCCGGCCCGCAACCGGCACAGCCTCTATCCGCGTCTTTCACCGCAGAGCCGCCTCCGAATTAACTACCGGATTTTCGCCCGTATACTGTCACTTACCATACGGACCGGTGCTGACGGGCCTATCAATGCGACGGAACAGCAAGACTCGACGCGGTGTACTGACGGTCGCCGGCGGTGCGCTGGTCGCGCTCGCCGGCTGTAGCAACAGCGACGGGCAGAGCGGGACGCCGACCGGAACGGGTACCGAGTCCGACGGGATGGAGCTGATGACCGAGACGGACCAGCCACCGGAAACGAGGACCGAGCAGAACACCGAGTCGGGGCAGAACACCGAACCCGAGGGCACCGAAACGACGACCGGTGGCGACGCGATGCTTCGGGTCGCACATCTCGCGCCGGACGCCCCGAACGTCGAGGTCGCTGTCGACGGCACTACCGTCGTTCCGGACGCCGCCTTCGAGTCGGTGAGTGACTACCGGTCGTTGACCACGGGCGAACACCGGCTAACCGTCACGCCGACCGACGGGTCGTACGCTGTCTTCGACGAGACCGTCACGCTGGAACGCGGGCCACAGACCGCCGCGGCCATCGGCGAACTGTCGGGGCAGAGCCAGTCCTTTACCGTGACGCTGCTGACCGACGACGACACGACGGCCGAAGCCGGTAGCACGCG
Proteins encoded:
- a CDS encoding aminotransferase class V-fold PLP-dependent enzyme, with translation MGQTDIDPLDVEAIRAEYPILQREFGGEQLVYLDNAATTQTPECVVETIADYYRTTNANVHRGLHQLSQEASVAYEEAHDRVAEFIGASGGREEIVFTKNTTESENLVAYAWGLNELGPEDEVVLTEMEHHASLVTWQQICKKTGATCRYIEVEDDGSLNMDHARELIGDDTAMVSVVHVSNTLGTVNPVSELADIAHDHGAYIFVDGAQSVPNRPVDVEAIDADFLAFSGHKMAGPTGIGVLYGKKHILEEMEPYLYGGEMIKKVTFEESKWNDLPWKFEAGTPVICQGIALAEACDYLDDIGMDAVRRHENELAQYAIEQLEGEGDIDILGPPAGVERGGLVSFNLQSVHAHDLSSILNDSAVAIRAGDHCTQPLHDKLGISASARASFYVYNTKEEVDKLVEAIDDARQLFA
- a CDS encoding carbohydrate-binding protein — protein: MGDPDDRRSEPVKQPDGGVIQRDRGQRARSLRPTGTHEQPGIERHEVPGTVRVGDYHEYHHADRWDAVDTPLRGESDIDWLASDEWLAYDVSVQAAGSYELALAVAAADSFGGGDLGVVVDDEPLRRLQFDATGGWYDWAAVTTEIELPRGVHTVRLVVFEGGWKLKQLQFR
- a CDS encoding DUF424 domain-containing protein, with translation MILNERETDEGLLVSVCDPDVMGETFEDGPVSLTVTEEFYGGDDASEDEVVDSLARCSVANIVGTESVDVAVEHGFVDEDNVLDVDGTRHAQLLWL
- a CDS encoding tetratricopeptide repeat protein, with protein sequence MTDREREDHQFSEGQGFDDTYEGFNLEPPELEVDPDKVDPVDSRVLTDMLDRRNVSSDAVDPEQLLDVGLEYMHINRHEQAAETFERVAQFTEDERLQQEAWTNKGAAHAQLEEWDAAIGAYKEALNFNEESDHAATAETNLAYALWESGRTEQALEHAERAVEIDPRFGEAWYNRGFFLLERGLAEDAVDAFDNAIRLSFRNADVLEEKARALEELGKYDEAEELAEEVEELRDEAEQQLLE
- the thpR gene encoding RNA 2',3'-cyclic phosphodiesterase produces the protein MGKRLFVSVDLDGLADEVGAVQQRFAGTAGLRLTDPEQAHVTLKFLGETDPEGIDDLVSELETAVDASGVDPFEARVGGLGVFPSLDYISVVWIGVREGHGDRELTALHEAIEDRTTALGFDAEDHEFTPHATVARMDHAGGKARVQDIVRTRDPDVGRLRVEEVRLTESVLREGGPEYATVDSISL
- a CDS encoding ZIP family metal transporter; translated protein: MVVVENVAFVFVAGLLTALATGLGAAPFFLVEEFSDRWNVLLWGLASGIMVAASLFGLVREGLNYGSPILLVPGLLTGVVLVVVAHEVLEGFDHGPKKFEEAGFRKLVLILGILTVHSFPEGVAVGVSFAELGLSGADGGETIAVAGVAVPLLAVFMTAAISVHNVPEGTAIAIPLRSLGVSEPKMVWWAVFSSLPQPVGAVVAYYFVTLAREFLPFGFGFAAGAMIYLVATEFVPEALEYGQNLAGGGKRELLTGALAGALAMVPLAFI
- a CDS encoding 50S ribosomal protein L39e; this encodes MSKKSKAKKKRLAKLDNQNSRVPSWVMLKTDREVQRNPKRRHWRRGDTDE
- a CDS encoding 50S ribosomal protein L31e, with the protein product MSAGDFEERVVTIPLRDAKAEANHKKADKAMRLIREHLAKHFSVEEDAVRIDPSINETTWAQGRSSPPSKIRVRAARFEEEGDAVVEAETAE
- a CDS encoding translation initiation factor IF-6, with protein sequence MLRAAFSGSSYVGVFARATDDCVLVRPDVDESLAEDISEELDVPVIPTTVGRSGTVGALATGNENGLLVSSRVRDREIERIQDVVDVPVTELPGRINAAGNVVCCNDSGAYVHPDLSREAVQAVRDGLDVPVERGVIAGVNTVGTAAVATDSGVLCHPKATDGELDALEELLDVPADIGTVNYGGPLVGSGLVANDTGYVCGTDTSGPELGRIDATLGYID
- a CDS encoding zinc ribbon-containing protein produces the protein MSDGEPTVAEPKPLVCRRCDYATEVLRPSCPMCGGDMIYAPE
- a CDS encoding DUF5658 family protein; this translates as MTSDGWLPRERQLSESDTVLWTVVILSSVFDVVTTIVGTARGLGEGNGVARAFIETYGTPGIGLLKFSALLVVVVAWTRLDDRRATAVLVGFALVSLVVVALNAMTLASL
- the rpl18a gene encoding 50S ribosomal protein L18Ae; the protein is MSTYTVRGSFPARDGPQQFEKEVEAPNEDVATERVYSNFGSQHNLKRTQISIDEVAA
- the pfdA gene encoding prefoldin subunit alpha; translation: MMGGGGGGGGGMQQLQQEIEQLEEEMQAIDEEVERLQEKQSDIDDAIEAIDVLESGSTVQVPVGGDAYVRATVDDIDEIVVSLGGGYAAERDQDGAVETLETKKENLDDHIEGLRDDKAEVEGEMDELEQQAQQMQQQQMQQMMQQQEEQQSDE
- the ftsY gene encoding signal recognition particle-docking protein FtsY translates to MFDGLKDKLSGFTSDVEEDVDEDAVEDDVEDKAAADAAEGEPDAASPDSGDESPAETEPTEGDVTDDADTATDTADAEPADDADDTAAAAGDAESAAEDGSEDTDAAAEADSADETADTAEASADEDAVPDLAPDEEDEDDGRSLTEKAKLMATGKTVIEEEDLQDHLDDLELALLSSDVEMSVANEILSGVEANLTGETRRRLSSTGNLVRDSLREALYDVISVGQFDFDERVQDAEKPVVIIFTGVNGVGKTTTIAKLSQYFEDRGLSTVLANGDTYRAGANEQLQKHAENLGKKIITHEQGSDPTAVVYDAVEYAKANDVDVVLGDTAGRLHTSDDLMAQLEKIDRNIDPDMTLFVDEAVAGQDAVNRAREFDDAAEIDGAVLTKADADPQGGAAISVAHVTGKPILFLGTGQDYDDLEPFDPEEIVDSLFSA
- a CDS encoding DUF4397 domain-containing protein: MRRNSKTRRGVLTVAGGALVALAGCSNSDGQSGTPTGTGTESDGMELMTETDQPPETRTEQNTESGQNTEPEGTETTTGGDAMLRVAHLAPDAPNVEVAVDGTTVVPDAAFESVSDYRSLTTGEHRLTVTPTDGSYAVFDETVTLERGPQTAAAIGELSGQSQSFTVTLLTDDDTTAEAGSTRVRAVHTIPDAPTIDVTAGETVIANGVAFGEAGDYVTVPADTGAIELRQNSLANDEEPVATFSVNTTDTAAQTVFAAGYLDSAADQPGARLVVTTDAEPDGTTGGTETGTSTGTATPTGTASGM